The Candidatus Paceibacter sp. genome contains the following window.
AACCGCAGGCACGCCGACAGCTTCTATTTCCGCCTTTGAAGTGAAAATTTCATTTCTCATTTCTTCTTCGCTTAAATCGGTAAGCCGAACATGGTTTATAGTGTGCGAACCTATCTCATGTCCGGCGTTAAACATATTCATCGTTTCTTCCGGATTTACGTAAAATGAATCCGTAAAAAAACCACTGACCAAATATTGGCTGCTTTTTATGCCAGCCGCGTCAAGAATCGGCAACGCGTTCTCGTATATGCTGTAAAATCCGTCGTCAAAATTAAACGTCACCATTCCTTCGCTGAACTTTCCGGAAGGAAGTTTTTTTACCGAATAATTGTCGGTAATAAGATAACCGTTTCCTTTTATGGTATGAAAAAGAATCATAGCCGCGGCGCCTTCCGGAACAATGAAAGAAGATTCGGCTTTCTTCCACTTGGACGACGGTACATAATTCATCAAACCAATATAAGAAAAAGTCCCATCAGACATTCTGAACTGAATCGTCGTATTGCTGGAAGCAGACGACATATAATAATCAGAAAACAAATATTCTTCGCCGCCGGAAACGTTTATTTCCGGAGAATACCACTTGGCGTCGCCGGAAACATAATCCGTCACTTCAACTTTGGCCCCCTTAGAGCCGTTTATGCCGTAGCCAGATTTATAACTGAACACGGCGGTATTTGAGCCGTAACGGTTGGTGTTCCATCCGTCCGGTTTTGTGCCGTTGTAATTTTGGGTTTCCAACGAACCGTTGTAAACAATATTATCCGGATCGGGAACAACTTCTTTAAGCGAGTAATCGTCCACAATCAGATAACCGACTCCTTTTATCATATGGAAAACGGCGGCCGACACAGCCCCCTGTGGAGCGACAAAAGTTCCGTAAAGTCCGTGCCATGTTTCCGACGGTTCGGCGACGGCAATGTCTATATACTTATTCGTTCCGTCGGACATATTAACCTGCACCGTCACATAACTGGAGATATCGGAAACATAATAATCCAAAAACTCATATTGCTGTCCGGCCGTAACCGGTACGGGATAAAAGTACCATTTGGCGTCGCCGCTGGTATAACTCGTAATCTCCGTTTTAGCCGCTTTTT
Protein-coding sequences here:
- a CDS encoding polysaccharide deacetylase family protein, which gives rise to KAAKTEITSYTSGDAKWYFYPVPVTAGQQYEFLDYYVSDISSYVTVQVNMSDGTNKYIDIAVAEPSETWHGLYGTFVAPQGAVSAAVFHMIKGVGYLIVDDYSLKEVVPDPDNIVYNGSLETQNYNGTKPDGWNTNRYGSNTAVFSYKSGYGINGSKGAKVEVTDYVSGDAKWYSPEINVSGGEEYLFSDYYMSSASSNTTIQFRMSDGTFSYIGLMNYVPSSKWKKAESSFIVPEGAAAMILFHTIKGNGYLITDNYSVKKLPSGKFSEGMVTFNFDDGFYSIYENALPILDAAGIKSSQYLVSGFFTDSFYVNPEETMNMFNAGHEIGSHTINHVRLTDLSEEEMRNEIFTSKAEIEAVGVPAVKTFVYPFGAFNDDVRQAVIDAGYIGARSVFAGYNTKNSDKFSLKDQHVESDVTVEQIKSYIDRAVADRTWLILELHATDYTGDKYSNTPETLQAVVDYLIQNNVKVVTTEEGIALMGQ